The following proteins come from a genomic window of Chryseobacterium glaciei:
- a CDS encoding alpha/beta hydrolase: MMRVFIIITALLFSTCTSISAQIKGQKFSIQSNLEQIDLWPSHMPNAGGNRSSELISDKGSVRNVSTPRLIVHQSQHPNGTAILVISGGGYAHIELGKESTPTANWLQSEGVTAFELIYRLPQENWKSTDVPFEDAQRAIRMIRNLSKQYGIDQNKIGVLGFSAGGHLAGITSTLFDKKFYKPVDKIDSISAKPDFEGLIYPVISMLSPNNKTHAQKSILGTQPTTKQEIAFSVERQVNKNTPPTFLAQALDDPISPVDNSYLMDKALKNANIPVEMHIFQTGGHGWGLGKKGSEVSAWPGLFKTWVQKSGFWKN; encoded by the coding sequence ATGATGAGAGTATTTATTATCATTACTGCTTTATTATTTTCTACCTGCACATCAATAAGTGCACAAATTAAGGGGCAAAAATTCAGTATTCAGAGTAATTTAGAACAAATTGATTTATGGCCATCTCATATGCCGAATGCGGGAGGTAATCGAAGTTCGGAGCTCATTAGCGATAAAGGATCTGTGAGGAATGTTTCCACCCCAAGACTGATCGTTCATCAATCTCAACATCCTAATGGAACTGCAATTTTAGTTATCAGTGGCGGCGGATATGCTCATATTGAACTAGGAAAAGAAAGTACTCCAACTGCTAATTGGTTACAATCTGAAGGAGTGACGGCATTTGAACTCATTTACCGTTTACCTCAGGAAAATTGGAAAAGTACTGATGTTCCTTTTGAGGATGCTCAACGTGCTATTCGCATGATTCGCAATCTGTCAAAGCAGTACGGTATTGATCAAAATAAAATCGGAGTACTCGGATTTTCCGCAGGAGGACATTTGGCAGGTATAACCTCTACTCTTTTTGATAAAAAGTTTTATAAACCTGTTGATAAAATAGATTCCATATCTGCGAAACCGGATTTTGAAGGACTTATTTACCCCGTGATCTCAATGCTTTCTCCTAATAATAAAACGCACGCCCAAAAAAGCATTTTGGGAACTCAGCCAACAACCAAACAAGAGATTGCTTTTTCTGTGGAAAGGCAGGTTAATAAAAATACTCCCCCCACATTTTTAGCACAAGCTTTGGATGACCCTATTTCTCCTGTAGATAATAGTTATCTGATGGATAAAGCTTTAAAAAATGCAAATATTCCTGTTGAAATGCATATTTTCCAAACGGGAGGACATGGCTGGGGCTTAGGTAAAAAAGGGAGTGAAGTGTCTGCTTGGCCCGGACTTTTCAAAACATGGGTGCAGAAGAGCGGTTTCTGGAAAAATTGA
- a CDS encoding RagB/SusD family nutrient uptake outer membrane protein: MKKIINISLLSLASFLSLQCSDERFDILPNSQDAPEIIFTTEANYRLVLDGAYDAFKSPTYYNGDTGSSIILGDVLADNLILNTQGRQTNKAAYEWSYSPITPAVTSLYSSAYFVISRANIVLDNLNKVPYTDYMKNIEAEAKAVRAIAHFDLVRAYAKIPTQSSDASSSLGIAYVTTFDPGIKPSRDATVMITYDKIIADLQDALAKINTVNGTIGRLNKTSVLGFLSRVYLYKGDYDKAIQYGEQCILASTSVGASGNFVDVWKDASDDGELFTILNANVSNDNINVGVAYNQNSVNPAGIRSEYNVNYDLFTKYGSTDIRKEAYVLTFNYITTLYNHVIKYRTRAGSPAPPAQVVDIKLLRSAEVYLNVAEAYMKSAAPNQTKALQVLNTLRAQRYASYVPGTETGTALLNAIYYERRLELAFENDRFWTIKRLGQSVVRSDYGSSVSGGGGDAPTGALKTLPANNFRFVLPIPQDAINLNPNLVQNPGY, translated from the coding sequence ATGAAAAAAATAATCAATATATCATTATTATCACTTGCATCTTTTCTTTCATTACAATGCAGCGATGAAAGGTTTGATATTCTTCCTAATAGTCAGGATGCACCAGAAATCATCTTTACAACAGAAGCTAACTATAGATTAGTTTTAGATGGAGCTTATGATGCTTTTAAAAGCCCGACATATTATAATGGTGATACAGGAAGCTCTATTATTTTGGGAGATGTATTGGCCGACAATCTTATTTTAAATACCCAAGGAAGGCAGACGAATAAAGCGGCTTATGAATGGTCTTATAGTCCAATTACTCCAGCGGTTACCTCATTGTATTCATCTGCATATTTTGTAATTTCCAGAGCAAATATTGTTTTAGATAATCTAAATAAAGTTCCATATACAGACTATATGAAGAATATTGAAGCTGAAGCAAAGGCAGTTAGAGCAATTGCACATTTTGATTTGGTAAGAGCATATGCGAAAATACCTACACAAAGTAGTGATGCATCTTCATCTTTGGGAATAGCATACGTAACTACTTTTGATCCAGGTATTAAGCCGTCAAGAGATGCTACAGTAATGATTACATATGATAAGATCATTGCAGATTTACAGGATGCATTGGCGAAAATTAATACAGTTAATGGGACAATCGGAAGGCTAAACAAAACTTCGGTTTTAGGTTTTTTATCCAGAGTCTATTTATATAAAGGAGATTATGATAAAGCAATACAATATGGGGAACAGTGTATTCTAGCAAGTACATCAGTAGGAGCAAGTGGTAATTTTGTAGATGTTTGGAAAGACGCATCTGATGATGGAGAATTATTTACAATATTAAATGCAAATGTTAGTAATGATAACATAAATGTTGGAGTTGCTTATAATCAAAACTCTGTAAATCCGGCAGGTATTCGTTCAGAATATAACGTAAATTATGATTTATTTACAAAGTACGGTTCTACTGATATTAGAAAGGAAGCATATGTTCTTACATTTAATTATATAACGACACTTTACAATCATGTAATTAAGTATAGAACAAGAGCTGGTTCTCCTGCGCCTCCTGCTCAGGTAGTAGATATTAAATTATTAAGATCTGCCGAGGTTTATCTTAATGTTGCAGAAGCTTATATGAAATCTGCAGCTCCAAATCAAACTAAAGCTCTTCAAGTACTTAATACCTTAAGAGCTCAGAGATATGCATCTTATGTACCAGGAACAGAAACCGGAACAGCTTTATTAAATGCAATCTATTACGAAAGAAGATTAGAATTGGCATTTGAGAACGACCGATTCTGGACAATAAAAAGATTAGGACAATCAGTTGTTAGATCAGATTATGGTTCATCTGTTAGCGGAGGTGGCGGAGATGCTCCTACTGGTGCATTGAAAACTTTGCCAGCAAATAACTTCAGATTTGTATTGCCGATTCCGCAGGATGCGATTAATCTAAATCCAAACTTAGTTCAGAACCCTGGGTATTAA